The Candidatus Poribacteria bacterium nucleotide sequence TGCTGGCTTAGGTGCTTCCTGTTCAGGCACCCTTATAGTTCTTTCGCTCTTGACTTCTTCAACACCAAATTCTGTGCGTAGCAGTGTCCGAACCTCTCTAAGCCTGGTTTTGACAGTGCCGACTGCTAAGTCGAGTTCTTCTGCAATCTCTTTAACAGTTGACATTTCTAAATAGTACAACACGGCGACAGAACGGACCTTTTCTGGGAGGTGATACACGGCTTCCCTGACAGCCCAACGGAGTTCCGTTTCTCGAAAACGGGCGAGCGCGTCCTGATCCATCGTCTCAGCGAGTTGATCAGTGCTCTGAAGAATTTCACTTCTGGTGTGAGACTTCTGGGTGTAGTATCGTCTACAAGCCGTATATGCTATTTTTTGGAGCCACGCACCGAAACTACTAACTTTGCGTAAGCCATCTATGTTTTCCCAGACCGCTATCCAAATGTCTTGAAAAATTTCTTCGGCATCGCGGGTCTGGCGTGAGTTTAAGACAACCAACTGCCAGATTCGGAAACTATGACGGTTTGCGAGTTGCCCGAAGGCGATCTCGTTACCGTCTTGTACGAGTTCAATGAGTTCTTCATCTGTCAGGTCGGTGTACATGGACGAATTGTATCGCATAAACAGATTCCCAATTAGATTTTGGTTGTATAGAGGGAGACTTTTGGGGAAACGGTTTAAAAAAATGAAAAAAGGCGCGCTCGGAAAGCGCGCCTACAAGAGCAGATATTGGCTGGAGCGTCCATTTTTAATCTTTGCGTAATGCCACAACCGGTGGGACAGTAGCGGCTTTTATTGCAGGGTAGATACCGAACGAAATACCAATCGCTGCCGAGAAGGATACCGAAATCAGGACCCACTGCATAGAGATAACCGAGGGCCATTCGGGAACAATTTTGGCGATTTTGACGGCGAGCATCGCCATCCCCTCGCCAGCAAAGACACCGAGTCCAACGCCTATCGCGCCGCCTACCGCGCACATAACTATCGCTTCTATGAGGAATTGTGCAAGAATATCGAACGGTTTTGCACCGAGTGCTTTTCGTAAACCGATCTCACGGATGCGCTCATTGACAGAAACGAGCATCATGTTCATAATGCCGATACCGCCAACGAGGAGCGAAAATCCGGCGATGCTCCCCAAGGCGATTTTAATCATTTTGCTAATCTTCTCTAATTGCGCCATGCCAGCGCGCATCTCAGAGACTCTGACGAATTCGTCTTCGTTGTTGTGTCTTTTTCTTATGACCGTTTTCACCTCTTCGATTGCTTTCGGGATAACGTCGACACTGTTCGCGAAGACCATAATACCGTGAATCTTATCACCACCAGTGAGACGCTCTTGTACAGTTGAGACAGGCATGAAGGCGAGGTTATCGTAACTCCACCCAAACTGGAAGCTTGTCCCTCTCGGCATGAAGGTCCCAACGACTGTGAAGCGTTCGGTCAGCCGCTCCCGCCGTCTTCTACCCCATTGATCGTAATATCGAACGTCTCTTGCGATTTTAATTTCTTGTCCTAAGGGTGATTTATTACCAAATAACTCGGTTGCGAGTTCGTCTCCGAGTACACAGATTTTTGTTGCGTTTTGGACATCTTCGTCTGTAATGAAGCGTCCCTCTTTAATGTCCCAATCCATTGCGGTTGCGTAGGTAGGACCGACTCCATTATAGCCGGCACGGGCTTCCGTGCCCCCCGGACCCTGAAATAGGACACCGCGCCAATCCGCGATTCTGGGTGTGACCGCATTCACGGATGGGCATTCAGCCTCAATTGCCAACGCATCTTCGTATTCCATGTATTCGTTGCTGCGAATGCGGACCCACCTGTTATTTTCTCGTTTATAGGATGTTTGATACAATGTAATTCGGGTTGCCCCGCCCATTTTTTGGGCATCTTGTATCACAATTTCTTTAGCTCCATCTCCGATAGCTATCATTGCAAGGACCGCTGCAATACCGATGATAATTCCAAGCATCGTCAGTAACGAACGCATTTTGTTCGCACGCATTGCAGCGATCCCAATAGACAG carries:
- a CDS encoding ABC transporter permease, with the translated sequence MRLVEGLSIGIAAMRANKMRSLLTMLGIIIGIAAVLAMIAIGDGAKEIVIQDAQKMGGATRITLYQTSYKRENNRWVRIRSNEYMEYEDALAIEAECPSVNAVTPRIADWRGVLFQGPGGTEARAGYNGVGPTYATAMDWDIKEGRFITDEDVQNATKICVLGDELATELFGNKSPLGQEIKIARDVRYYDQWGRRRRERLTERFTVVGTFMPRGTSFQFGWSYDNLAFMPVSTVQERLTGGDKIHGIMVFANSVDVIPKAIEEVKTVIRKRHNNEDEFVRVSEMRAGMAQLEKISKMIKIALGSIAGFSLLVGGIGIMNMMLVSVNERIREIGLRKALGAKPFDILAQFLIEAIVMCAVGGAIGVGLGVFAGEGMAMLAVKIAKIVPEWPSVISMQWVLISVSFSAAIGISFGIYPAIKAATVPPVVALRKD